The following coding sequences are from one Prunus dulcis unplaced genomic scaffold, ALMONDv2, whole genome shotgun sequence window:
- the LOC117612927 gene encoding uncharacterized protein LOC117612927, with the protein MNSKHFTTIGGKRRKHVHLDMPQAFIPESAWFQVMLYVATESSEDLFRMASVCPLFQTLANSPQVWNTISMAKYPYHPIWNRARPAIQHFLEQCRACDNPESIFREAFDIFFKHGKVEALYGMRPAATAGHMEAAYVVGLLGMSGNGQSKEDALQFLCCLNQRHNIDMKGTRDALTRRLNTACVATHIVDMFDYGKIKFNRCSACNNNEWYFVIQGWPSEDKINPAFWTCCNRCKWHRESIFLSKLMREYVVRGNHVFLH; encoded by the coding sequence ATGAATTCGAAACACTTCACTACAAtcggaggaaagagaaggaagcatGTCCATTTGGATATGCCCCAAGCCTTCATCCCGGAGTCCGCTTGGTTTCAAGTGATGTTATACGTGGCAACCGAATCATCGGAAGATCTCTTCCGTATGGCATCTGTGTGCCCATTGTTCCAAACTTTGGCAAACAGTCCACAAGTGTGGAACACCATTTCAATGGCAAAGTACCCATACCATCCTATCTGGAACCGTGCCAGACCTGCGATCCAGCATTTCTTGGAACAATGCAGGGCTTGCGATAACCCTGAGTCCATATTTAGAGAAGCATTCGATATTTTTTTCAAGCACGGTAAGGTGGAAGCGTTGTATGGGATGCGCCCTGCAGCCACGGCAGGCCATATGGAAGCGGCTTATGTAGTTGGACTACTTGGTATGTCCGGAAATGGTCAGTCAAAAGAGGATGCATTACAATTCTTGTGTTGTTTGAATCAGCGTCACAACATTGATATGAAAGGAACCAGGGATGCTTTGACACGAAGATTAAACACAGCATGTGTTGCAACACATATCGTAGATATGTTTGACTATGGGAAGATTAAGTTTAATCGTTGCAGCGCTTGTAACAACAATGAATggtattttgttattcaaggCTGGCCTAGTGAAGACAAGATAAATCCTGCCTTCTGGACTTGTTGCAATCGATGCAAATGGCACCGTGAGAGTATTTTTTTGTCCAAACTGATGCGTGAGTATGTTGTGCGAGGGAATCACGTTTTTTTGCATTAG
- the LOC117612931 gene encoding uncharacterized protein LOC117612931 has translation MWIGVDANGKEIKDCVDPGLLIKRSTMSRLASDVVEDALMSEEGCEVLSETLKSLQVKLKLLKDGPSNNEVGGSSSQTQYMKDPKRVRCKGRSKGVMGAKEKAMKRGIRHCRECGHIGHDRRQCPALNTPTSPSNNDESTPIHRSDPLFDDFDKMHGPSE, from the exons ATGTGGATTGGTgtcgatgcaaatggcaaagaaattaaagactgtGTAGATCCTGGCCTTCTAATAAAGCGGAGTACAATGTCTCGACTTGCTTCAGATGTGGTTGAGGATGCATtaatgagtgaagaaggatgtgagGTACTGTCAGAGACTCTAAAAAGTTTGcaggtgaagttgaagttgttgaaggatggaccaagtaataacgaagttggagggtccagctctcaaacacaatatatgaaagaccCTAAGAGAGTGAGGTGCAAAGGAAGGTCGAAAGGAGTAATgggagcaaaggaaaaggcaatgaagcgaGGGATTAGACACTGTCGAGAGTGTGGACACATTGGTCATGATAGAAGACAATGCCCAGCCTTGAACACACC GACATCACCGTCGAACAACGACGAATCAACTCCAATACATCGTAGTGACCCATTATTCGACGATTTTGACAAGATGCACGGACCAAgtgaatga
- the LOC117612925 gene encoding heat shock 70 kDa protein 18-like: MALENMPPFPVPIKLTSDIYNYQQWKSFSLSYFDDHNLSGIINGTEPRPGIFESTFGSWSGSDLKGLSWFDRDQQALNWMKTTLSGSLQQIVMAGADSSRKVWLNLEQHFACLPQARIYQLKSYLHKVKKDPTIPMAHYLEKIKQVASDLAAAGAPLEYQDLLHVHILVGLPEEYNHVRKRIERCPVSGWDALCDLLLKEEMRLDPQSTLRLRHASPASPPQEKEEYAIGIDLGTTYSRVAVWNKDHVEVILNDHGNRKTASYVAFTETDETNLVGDAAFNQVVRNTPNSIFDTKRLIGRRFSDASVQSDVKLWPFKVIEGPGDKPVIVVTYNGQEKQCSAEDISSMVLVKMRKIAETYLGSTVKNAVITVPAYFNDSQRRATKYAGISAGLNVLHIMNEPSAAAIDYGLNKKATWNGPRNVMIFDLGGGTLDVSLLTMSTSGDFKVKATAGDTHLGGQDFDNRLVNYCVEEFKREHKLDVSGNKRALRRLKNECEKAKKRLSFESDIDVEIDCLCENTDFTITFSRAIFEQLNRELFTKCMEPVKKCLRDAHMDVSRVDDVVLAGGSTRIPMVQQLLQEFFKGKELCKGVNPDEAVAYGAAVQAAALTGNGKGEFFQDYTLKDVTPLALGVEVADKIIKLIPRNSLIPEKKKITLYTATDDQASLNFHIYESESSILANLNHLAECTILDIPPAPKHVHRCEVFLEIDPDGILSVSAVDKSTGQKKEIIINRDKPNNSERIQRTKK, from the exons ATGGCCCTAGAGAACATGCCACCATTTCCGGTTCCAATCAAACTTACGAGTGATATATATAACTATCAACAGTGGAaatctttctctctttcataTTTTGACGACCACAATCTTTCTGGAATCATTAATGGAACAGAGCCTCGTCCTGGGATATTTGAGTCTACCTTTGGTAGTTGGTCCGGCAGTGATCTAAAGGGTTTGAGTTGGTTCGACAGAGATCAACAGGCTTTGAATTGGATGAAAACCACTCTATCTGGAAGTCTCCAACAAATAGTCATGGCCGGAGCTGACTCTTCACGAAAGGTCTGGCTAAATCTTGAGCAACACTTCGCCTGTCTCCCTCAAGCTCGCATCTATCAGCTTAAATCTTATCTACACAAAGTGAAGAAAGATCCCACCATTCCGATGGCTCACTATCTGGAAAAAATCAAACAGGTGGCGAGCGATCTCGCAGCCGCCGGTGCTCCTTTGGAATATCAAGACCTCCTCCATGTACACATCCTGGTGGGATTACCAGAGGAGTACAATCACGTTCGTAAAAGGATAGAACGCTGTCCGGTAAGTGGTTGGGATGCGTTGTGCGACTTATTGTTGAAAGAGGAAATGCGTCTGGATCCACAGAGCACATTAAGACTTAGACATGCTTCTCCTGCCTCTCCTCCTCAAGAAAAGGAAGAGTACGCAATCGGGATCGATCTGGGAACAACCTATTCCCGCGTAGCGGTGTGGAACAAGGATCATGTAGAGGTTATACTGAACGATCACGGGAACAGGAAGACTGCATCTTATGTTGCTTTCACTGAAACTGATGAGACTAATTTGGTAGGTGATGCAGCATTTAACCAAGTCGTCAGAAACACACCCAACTCCATCTTTG ATACAAAGAGGTTAATCGGTAGGAGATTCAGTGACGCCTCTGTTCAAAGTGATGTGAAGCTCTGGCCATTCAAGGTCATTGAAGGTCCAGGTGACAAGCCCGTGATTGTGGTCACCTACAATGGCCAAGAGAAACAATGTTCTGCTGAAGATATCTCATCCATGGTTCTGGTAAAGATGAGGAAGATTGCCGAGACCTACTTGGGCTCAACTGTGAAAAATGCAGTTATCACGGTCCCTGCTTACTTCAATGACTCGCAGCGCCGAGCTACAAAATATGCGGGCATCTCTGCTGGCCTAAATGTGTTGCATATTATGAACGAACCAAGTGCTGCTGCCATTGATTATGGCCTCAACAAGAAGGCCACTTGGAATGGCCCGCGAAACGTGATGATATTTGATTTGGGTGGTGGCACTTTAGATGTGTCATTGCTTACCATGAGCACTTCTGGTGACTTTAAAGTCAAGGCAACGGCTGGAGACACTCACCTTGGCGGCCAAGACTTCGATAATAGATTGGTGAACTACTGTGTTGAGGAATTCAAGAGGGAGCATAAATTGGACGTTAGTGGAAACAAGAGAGCTCTTAGGAGGTTAAAAAATGAATGTGAGAAGGCAAAGAAAAGACTCTCATTCGAGTCTGACATTGATGTTGAAATTGACTGTTTGTGTGAAAATACTGATTTCACCATAACTTTTTCTCGTGCCATATTTGAACAACTAAACAGGGAATTATTTACCAAGTGTATGGAGCCTGTGAAGAAGTGCTTAAGGGATGCTCACATGGATGTAAGCCGTGTCGACGATGTTGTTCTTGCTGGTGGCTCTACTAGAATTCCCATGGTGCAACAGCTATTGCAGGAGTTTTTCAAGGGGAAGGAGCTGTGCAAGGGCGTTAATCCGGATGAGGCAGTGGCATATGGCGCCGCGGTTCAAGCCGCAGCCTTGACTGGGAATGGAAAGGGGGAGTTTTTTCAGGACTACACTCTCAAGGACGTCACTCCTCTGGCACTTGGTGTGGAGGTTGCAGATAAGATCATAAAGTTGATTCCAAGAAACTCTCTAATTCccgagaagaagaaaataacattGTACACTGCTACGGATGACCAAGCTTCGCTCAACTTTCACATATATGAGAGTGAAAGTAGCATACTAGCAAATCTCAACCATTTGGCTGAATGCACCATCCTCGACATTCCTCCAGCTCCCAAACATGTTCATAGATGCGaagttttcttagaaattgatCCCGATGGCATCTTGAGTGTCTCTGCTGTCGATAAGTCCACTGGCCAAAAGAAAGAGATCATAATCAACCGTGACAAACCGAACAACTCTGAGCGAATTCAGAGAACTAAGAAATGA
- the LOC117612926 gene encoding heat shock 70 kDa protein 4-like: protein MIVVNHKGEEKQFAAEDISSMVLAKMREIAETYLCSKISERNAVITVPSYFNDSQRQATLDAGKLAGLKVLRIINEPTAAAIAYGIDKKAGWFSKRNVMIFDWGGGTLDVSLLTIGHGVFDVKATAGDTHLGGEDLDNRMVNYCVEEFKTKQNVDIGGNAKALRKAKTACEKAKKALSFSFDTDIEIDSWYKGEDFHTTFTRDKFEELNMDIFNKCMEPVNKCLEDAKMDISKVDDVVLVGGSSRIPKVQELLQEVFKGKELCKSINPDEAVAYGAAVQAAALSGNVTGKLQDFTLLDVTPLSLGLESMEHDSSKLCMNLVIPRNSRIPVRKTTSVTTSYDYQESVNFSIYEGESSIAKNNNFLGEFTLHGIPPAPKHVPKFNVYFETDANGVLSVSAEDMSTGQKKGIKIKRERTK from the coding sequence ATGATTGTGGTTAACCACAAGGGTGAAGAGAAACAATTTGCTGCGGAAGACATCTCATCCATGGTTTTGGCAAAGATGCGGGAGATTGCCGAGACCTACCTTTGCTCAAAGATTTCTGAAAGAAATGCAGTTATCACTGTCCCCTCTTACTTCAACGACTCACAGCGTCAGGCTACCTTAGATGCTGGCAAACTAGCAGGCTTAAAGGTGTTGCGTATCATCAATGAACCAACTGCTGCAGCCATCGCTTATGGAATCGACAAGAAGGCCGGTTGGTTTAGTAAGAGAAATGTGATGATATTTGATTGGGGCGGCGGTACTTTGGATGTGTCACTACTTACCATAGGCCATGGTGTCTTTGACGTGAAGGCCACAGCCGGAGATACTCACCTTGGCGGTGAAGACTTGGATAACAGAATGGTGAATTACTGCGTCGAAGAATTCAAGACAAAACAGAACGTGGACATTGGTGGAAACGCCAAAGCTCTTCGGAAGGCCAAAACTGCGTGCGAGAAAGCAAAGAAGGcactttcattttcctttgaCACTGATATTGAAATCGACTCTTGGTATAAGGGTGAGGATTTTCACACAACTTTCACCCGGGACAAATTCGAAGAACTGAACATGGACATCTTCAACAAGTGCATGGAGCCTGTGAACAAGTGTTTGGAGGATGCCAAAATGGACATAAGCAAGGTCGATGACGTTGTTCTTGTTGGTGGGTCTTCTAGAATCCCCAAGGTTCAAGAGCTATTGCAGGAGGTTTTCAAGGGTAAGGAGTTATGCAAGAGCATTAATCCCGATGAGGCCGTGGCGTATGGAGCCGCTGTTCAAGCTGCAGCCTTGAGTGGGAACGTAACTGGGAAGCTTCAAGACTTCACTCTATTGGATGTCACCCCTCTATCACTTGGGTTGGAGAGTATGGAACATGATAGTTCCAAGCTTTGCATGAATCTTGTGATTCCAAGAAACTCAAGAATTCCAGTGAGGAAGACAACAAGTGTAACTACTAGTTATGACTACCAAGAGTCTGTTAACTTCTCCATTTATGAGGGCGAAAGTAGCATagccaaaaataataattttttaggtGAATTCACCCTCCATGGCATTCCTCCGGCTCCCAAGCATGTTCCCAAGTTCAATGTTTATTTTGAAACGGACGCAAATGGAGTTTTGAGTGTCTCTGCTGAGGATATGTCCACTGGCCAAAAGAAAGGGATCAAAATCAAGCGTGAAAGAACAAAGTAA